Proteins co-encoded in one Marinobacter qingdaonensis genomic window:
- a CDS encoding alpha/beta fold hydrolase gives MRRLAINLAELGYPVLRFDYRGTGDSAGDIDGHTADHWVDDIGHAIQELVDMAAVPRVALIGLRLGALLAAQAADRHHQVSRLVMWDPIADGAEYVGGIRSSIVNGGTQTSRSRVLASDGTLHFNGFSMPPRFQESISKWNLHDQAQELNLPVAQIVSHESDTFDRLKQQLSGRPGFYSELAPAPHDWNYVDHVGGILWPKPVIDAIESYFNQVTH, from the coding sequence ATGCGTCGATTGGCAATCAATCTCGCGGAGCTCGGGTACCCGGTGTTGCGCTTCGACTACCGGGGGACCGGCGACTCGGCCGGTGATATCGATGGCCACACCGCCGATCATTGGGTGGATGACATAGGTCATGCCATCCAGGAGCTGGTGGACATGGCCGCAGTGCCCCGTGTCGCGCTCATTGGCCTGCGTCTGGGCGCCCTGCTCGCGGCGCAGGCAGCCGACCGTCACCACCAGGTCTCTCGTCTCGTGATGTGGGATCCCATCGCAGACGGCGCCGAGTACGTTGGCGGCATCCGGTCCTCCATTGTAAATGGCGGAACCCAGACCAGTCGGTCCCGAGTCCTCGCCAGTGACGGAACGCTGCACTTTAACGGCTTCAGCATGCCACCAAGGTTCCAGGAATCAATCTCGAAGTGGAATCTGCACGATCAAGCCCAGGAACTGAATCTGCCGGTTGCCCAGATTGTGTCCCACGAATCCGACACCTTTGACAGGCTGAAACAACAACTGTCCGGGCGCCCGGGCTTCTATTCAGAACTGGCCCCCGCTCCCCACGATTGGAATTACGTGGACCATGTCGGGGGAATTCTGTGGCCAAAACCGGTGATTGACGCCATTGAGAGCTATTTCAACCAGGTGACGCATTAA
- a CDS encoding non-ribosomal peptide synthetase, which produces MNTAVLKYVDRHDPFQFGNLEGTIVSTESQREVWLAAQFGDEASAAFNESVFINLKGPVNLMALTRALDALWQRHQAMRGCFSNDGEQMVIYQDRPAPILVHDFITLPEAEKQQQLDELARSAVTEAFDLFNGPLARLDVIQIDNTDTRVLLTLHHSICDGWSLYILASELGNLYSETVDSNNAPALEPPPRFSDYADWERSEYTESLREQSAAYWTARFASGIPTLDLPYDRPRPLSRSFAAYRLDTPLPMDLLKGLKTLAAKNSSTITTTLMAAFVGYLHRISGCADIVLGIPFAGQMAKQEHSLVGHCVNIIPLYIQVSAEDSFETLLRKTQQQMLEAFEHQYLTYGTLLQTLGVARDPSKPPLVSVIFNVDQANESDFHFAGLEAAFASNPRAYENFDLNLNITLSDRSAVMECTHNLQLWDTATMRQRMAELQLLMDEVLKAPDAPLGQHRLLTDEALALYREQWRSVHRDYDLDNTSLHGLVEAAAERFPDRIALVFEDHELTFRELDARANRLAHWLREQQVTADSIVPILMDRSIEMLVAINGILKAGGAYLPLDPDHPRDRLAFILEEVKARFVLTLSGLQPRVPDSVQSYALDGSDLPLDQFDDRRPECPFSPSQLAYVIYTSGSTGKPKGVLLEHRSICNHMLWMQEAFPLMPSDAVMLKTPYTFDVSLCELFLPLMVGCKLVIAKPGGHKDPDYLASLIRDQGISHIHFVPSLVYLFLDAYNQTNCPSVRRILLTGEAVSTELETRMLAAFPDAECWNLYGPTEAAVHASWWQCGRLISNHSVPIGTALPNTRLYVVDNHLHLLAPGLVGELLIAGIQVARGYMNRPELTADRFIQDPFSDAPFRAYRTGDLVKMRADGVLDYMGRNDFQVKLRGLRIELGEIESVILKFSGITQCAVLAREDRKNDQRLVAYLVSSADLGKQLQDLKEHIGHYLPEYMLPQHFIQLPTLPLTSSGKVDRKALPEPDRTLVPKSEFVLPATQTESELCALWADVLGLQSISVTENFFDAGGHSLLGTQMLSQIKSRYGISFGLGKLFEASSVRAMAKLIEQNSTSARKLPPIRQVDQEAIVYATPQQQVWFLHEEIVPDSHALTLPALFRFRGTLDVRALEQAFNTILQRHQILRANFINPQGEVEIVINHDRAIDLKPRSPADYGASDIQSLEEALREEAANGFDVGVDALFKVSLIRVGDQDHMLFLMIHHMVFDGWSFDLLLKEMCTLYNAYRQGLGNPLPALPVQFRDFAVWQREWLNSDVMDAHLDYWKTRLGGELPVLQLPTDFERPYAQPHRSEGVKFELDGTTVAGLEALAIRHQTTFFMVLLTLYVLMLHRFTRQSDLIINVPVYARNQDELSHLMGPMINVMVCRFKVTENPSLESLLTHVKDTLLEAIEHQDAPFDLLVRTINPTRDTSRNPIAQTLFNYQDVRNRQDQMDGIERFQINLDRVGVETDLDVWFKRHTDGLQAGFEYPVQLFERGTIEGFLSYFKDSAVALCEQQDDIRLESLVCANKEEKAMIAEWNQTEVAWSFNQGFLGEFQKQVNKQGDKPASVDDRRSLSYASLDQRANRLARFFAEQGVEAGDVVALLLPRDADLPATVMALWKLGAAYVPLDPVYPEERIRAILAVAQPKLLATTSDQQAARSAHSGLTVLMDQEQAAIDKQPTDPIPCALAPETLAYVIFTSGSTGVPKGVEISHGALHNFLLAVAREPGLKEQDRLLAITTLAFDISLLELFLPLSVGATVVIATAQDGSDPHRLIDLINEQAISTLQATPATWRLMLNAGFAPERPIKGLIGGEKLPPDLAESLLGCKVELWNMYGPTEATVWTSCHRVAEGKNGARPRILIGRPLANTQLHVLDDQGECLPLGVYGELWIGGAGLAQGYRANPEQTANRFVTTAKGERLYRTGDLARWTRDGQIEFGDRVDNQVKVRGYRIELEEIEVNLRSHPNVADAAVVVQDLGADDHRLIAHLTYAGDDEPTGTELRKYLRRFLPDYMMPQQFTAHDHLPLLPSGKVNRKLLTGMQPSSAARRVSHRAPTDTENGLMEIWKVLLKRDDFALEDQFLDVGGHSLLALKVIVEIEHAFGARLMPQDLWVNTLEQLANLIDQKRSQVDQEPEQPSTEKVRKTGRGVFRRLFGAS; this is translated from the coding sequence ATGAACACCGCTGTCTTGAAGTACGTTGACCGGCACGACCCCTTTCAGTTCGGCAACCTGGAGGGCACCATCGTTTCCACGGAATCACAACGCGAGGTGTGGCTGGCCGCCCAGTTCGGTGACGAGGCCAGCGCGGCGTTCAACGAGTCCGTCTTTATAAACCTCAAGGGCCCGGTCAATCTGATGGCGCTGACCCGCGCCCTGGACGCGCTCTGGCAGCGTCATCAGGCGATGCGGGGATGTTTCAGCAACGACGGCGAACAGATGGTGATCTACCAGGACCGTCCCGCGCCCATCCTTGTCCATGATTTCATCACGTTGCCGGAGGCCGAAAAGCAGCAACAGCTTGATGAGCTGGCCCGCAGCGCGGTCACCGAGGCCTTCGATCTGTTCAATGGGCCACTGGCCCGGCTGGATGTCATCCAGATCGACAACACCGACACCCGTGTTCTGCTGACCCTTCACCACTCCATTTGCGACGGTTGGTCGCTGTACATCCTGGCCAGTGAACTCGGCAATTTGTACTCGGAAACGGTGGACTCAAACAACGCCCCCGCCCTGGAACCGCCCCCCCGATTCAGCGACTACGCCGACTGGGAACGCAGCGAGTACACCGAGAGCCTGCGTGAGCAAAGCGCTGCCTACTGGACCGCCCGGTTTGCCAGCGGGATTCCAACGTTGGACCTGCCCTATGACCGGCCCCGACCGCTGAGCCGAAGCTTTGCCGCGTACCGACTGGACACCCCACTGCCGATGGATCTGCTGAAGGGACTGAAGACCTTGGCGGCTAAAAACAGTAGCACCATCACCACCACTTTGATGGCCGCCTTCGTGGGCTATCTCCACCGCATTTCCGGGTGCGCGGACATCGTACTGGGCATCCCCTTCGCCGGTCAGATGGCCAAGCAGGAACACAGTCTGGTGGGCCACTGCGTCAACATCATCCCGCTGTACATCCAGGTGTCGGCCGAAGATTCCTTCGAAACCCTGCTGCGCAAGACCCAGCAGCAGATGCTCGAGGCTTTCGAGCACCAGTACCTGACCTACGGCACCTTGCTGCAAACCCTGGGCGTGGCCCGGGATCCGTCCAAGCCACCGCTGGTGTCGGTGATTTTCAATGTCGATCAGGCCAACGAATCCGATTTTCACTTCGCCGGCCTGGAGGCGGCGTTCGCCTCCAATCCTCGGGCCTATGAGAACTTCGATCTGAACCTGAACATCACCCTGTCCGACCGGTCCGCGGTGATGGAGTGCACACACAATCTGCAGTTGTGGGATACCGCAACCATGCGTCAGCGCATGGCCGAGCTGCAATTGCTGATGGACGAGGTGCTGAAGGCGCCCGACGCCCCCCTTGGCCAGCACAGGCTGCTGACGGACGAGGCTCTGGCCCTTTACCGGGAGCAGTGGCGTTCGGTGCACCGGGACTACGACCTGGACAACACCAGCCTGCACGGGCTGGTGGAGGCGGCGGCGGAGCGTTTTCCGGATCGCATCGCCCTGGTGTTCGAGGATCACGAACTCACGTTCCGGGAACTGGACGCACGCGCCAACCGCCTGGCGCACTGGCTGCGTGAGCAGCAGGTCACCGCAGACAGCATTGTTCCTATCCTGATGGACCGGTCCATCGAGATGCTGGTGGCGATCAACGGCATCCTCAAGGCCGGTGGCGCCTACTTACCCCTGGACCCGGACCATCCCCGCGACCGCCTCGCGTTCATTCTCGAGGAGGTCAAGGCAAGGTTCGTACTGACCCTTTCCGGCCTGCAACCCCGGGTACCTGACTCGGTGCAAAGCTATGCCCTGGACGGTTCCGACCTGCCCCTCGACCAGTTCGATGACCGCCGCCCCGAATGCCCCTTCTCGCCGTCGCAGCTGGCGTATGTGATCTACACCTCCGGGTCTACCGGCAAGCCCAAGGGGGTCCTGCTGGAGCACCGCTCGATCTGCAACCACATGTTGTGGATGCAGGAGGCATTTCCGCTGATGCCATCGGATGCCGTAATGCTGAAGACGCCTTACACGTTTGATGTGTCGTTGTGCGAGCTTTTTCTACCTCTAATGGTTGGGTGCAAACTGGTCATCGCCAAGCCGGGTGGACACAAAGACCCAGACTACCTCGCCAGTCTGATCCGCGATCAGGGTATTTCCCACATTCATTTTGTCCCCTCATTGGTTTACCTGTTCTTGGACGCCTATAACCAAACCAATTGCCCCAGCGTCCGACGAATCTTGCTTACCGGTGAAGCGGTGAGCACGGAACTCGAAACTCGCATGCTGGCGGCCTTTCCCGATGCCGAGTGCTGGAACCTATACGGCCCCACCGAAGCCGCAGTGCATGCCAGTTGGTGGCAATGTGGGCGGTTAATCTCTAATCACTCAGTTCCAATCGGAACAGCCCTGCCTAACACCCGCCTTTATGTCGTGGACAATCACCTGCACTTGTTGGCGCCGGGACTGGTTGGAGAACTTCTGATTGCCGGGATTCAGGTAGCCCGGGGTTACATGAATCGGCCGGAACTGACAGCCGATCGATTCATCCAGGATCCCTTCAGCGATGCGCCCTTCAGGGCCTACCGCACCGGCGACCTGGTCAAGATGCGTGCAGATGGCGTGTTGGACTACATGGGCCGCAACGACTTCCAGGTCAAACTCCGGGGCTTGCGCATTGAGCTCGGTGAAATTGAATCCGTTATCCTGAAGTTCTCCGGTATTACCCAGTGTGCGGTGTTGGCGCGGGAGGATCGCAAAAACGATCAGCGTCTGGTTGCCTATCTGGTATCCAGCGCAGACCTTGGGAAACAACTTCAGGATTTGAAAGAACACATCGGCCATTATCTGCCGGAATACATGCTGCCCCAGCACTTTATCCAATTGCCGACGCTCCCCTTGACCTCCAGCGGCAAAGTTGATCGGAAGGCCCTGCCCGAACCGGATAGGACTCTGGTTCCCAAATCCGAATTCGTCCTGCCAGCTACTCAAACAGAATCCGAACTATGCGCGCTGTGGGCCGATGTGCTGGGCCTTCAGTCCATCAGTGTGACCGAAAACTTCTTTGACGCCGGCGGCCACTCTCTGCTGGGCACCCAGATGCTGAGCCAAATCAAGAGCCGCTATGGCATCAGTTTCGGCCTGGGCAAACTGTTCGAAGCCTCAAGCGTGCGGGCCATGGCCAAACTGATTGAGCAGAATTCGACCAGCGCGCGCAAACTTCCACCCATCCGCCAAGTGGACCAAGAGGCGATCGTCTACGCCACTCCTCAGCAGCAGGTCTGGTTCCTGCACGAGGAAATTGTTCCAGATTCCCACGCGTTGACGTTACCCGCCCTGTTCCGTTTCCGCGGCACACTTGACGTTCGCGCGCTGGAGCAGGCGTTCAACACCATATTGCAACGGCACCAAATTCTGCGAGCCAACTTCATCAACCCCCAAGGTGAAGTCGAGATCGTGATCAATCACGACCGCGCCATCGATCTCAAGCCCAGATCGCCGGCCGATTATGGCGCCTCCGACATCCAATCTTTGGAGGAAGCCTTAAGGGAGGAGGCCGCTAATGGCTTCGATGTTGGTGTTGACGCCCTCTTCAAGGTTTCGCTGATTCGGGTGGGTGATCAAGACCACATGTTGTTCCTGATGATCCATCACATGGTGTTCGACGGCTGGTCTTTCGACCTGCTGCTTAAAGAGATGTGCACGCTTTACAACGCCTATCGTCAGGGCCTGGGCAACCCTCTACCAGCGCTGCCAGTCCAGTTCCGGGACTTCGCAGTCTGGCAACGGGAATGGCTGAATAGCGACGTGATGGACGCCCACCTGGACTACTGGAAAACCCGGCTTGGCGGTGAACTACCAGTATTGCAGCTGCCAACCGATTTCGAACGACCCTATGCCCAACCCCATCGGTCTGAGGGTGTAAAGTTCGAGCTTGATGGCACAACCGTAGCCGGCCTTGAAGCACTCGCCATTCGGCATCAAACCACGTTTTTCATGGTCCTGCTGACTCTCTACGTGCTGATGCTGCATCGCTTCACGAGGCAATCGGATCTGATTATCAATGTCCCGGTTTATGCCCGTAACCAGGACGAACTGAGTCATTTGATGGGCCCCATGATCAACGTGATGGTTTGCCGGTTCAAGGTCACTGAAAACCCGTCGTTGGAGTCCCTGCTTACGCACGTCAAAGACACGCTGCTTGAGGCCATTGAACACCAGGATGCACCGTTCGACCTGCTGGTCAGAACCATCAATCCAACCCGTGATACGTCACGCAATCCCATCGCACAAACTCTGTTTAACTATCAGGACGTCCGGAACCGGCAAGACCAGATGGACGGCATCGAACGGTTCCAGATAAATCTGGATCGGGTGGGTGTTGAAACCGATCTGGACGTCTGGTTCAAGCGCCACACCGACGGATTACAAGCCGGGTTTGAATACCCCGTTCAGCTCTTTGAACGCGGGACAATTGAGGGATTTTTGAGCTATTTTAAAGACAGTGCCGTGGCCCTGTGTGAACAACAGGACGACATCAGGCTGGAGAGCCTGGTCTGTGCAAACAAGGAAGAGAAGGCCATGATTGCGGAATGGAATCAGACAGAAGTCGCTTGGTCCTTCAACCAGGGATTCCTTGGCGAATTCCAGAAGCAGGTGAATAAACAAGGGGACAAGCCGGCCAGCGTCGATGACCGGCGCTCCCTTAGCTACGCCAGCCTGGACCAACGGGCGAACCGCCTCGCCCGTTTCTTTGCCGAGCAAGGGGTCGAGGCCGGAGATGTCGTAGCCCTCCTCCTGCCCCGCGATGCGGACCTGCCTGCCACGGTAATGGCCTTGTGGAAACTGGGCGCCGCCTATGTCCCGCTTGATCCCGTGTACCCGGAAGAACGGATTCGCGCCATTCTGGCGGTGGCCCAGCCAAAGCTACTGGCAACCACCTCCGACCAGCAGGCGGCAAGGTCGGCCCATTCTGGCCTAACTGTGCTGATGGACCAGGAACAAGCTGCCATTGATAAGCAGCCAACCGATCCGATTCCCTGCGCACTGGCCCCGGAAACACTGGCCTACGTCATTTTCACCTCCGGCTCAACCGGCGTGCCCAAGGGCGTCGAAATCAGCCACGGGGCCCTTCACAATTTTCTGCTGGCCGTGGCTAGGGAGCCAGGGCTCAAAGAACAAGACCGTCTGTTGGCCATCACAACCTTGGCCTTCGACATCTCTCTGCTGGAACTGTTCCTGCCCCTATCGGTCGGCGCCACCGTGGTCATTGCCACTGCTCAAGACGGCAGTGATCCCCATCGATTGATTGATCTGATCAACGAACAGGCCATTTCCACCTTGCAGGCTACGCCCGCTACCTGGCGGCTAATGCTCAACGCCGGGTTCGCTCCCGAGCGACCCATCAAGGGACTGATCGGTGGAGAGAAACTGCCACCAGATCTGGCCGAAAGTCTGCTTGGGTGCAAAGTTGAGCTCTGGAACATGTATGGCCCGACTGAGGCCACCGTCTGGACCAGTTGCCATCGGGTCGCTGAAGGGAAAAACGGTGCTCGCCCACGGATACTGATTGGCAGGCCACTGGCTAACACCCAACTTCATGTTCTGGACGACCAGGGAGAATGTCTGCCCCTGGGCGTTTATGGTGAGCTCTGGATCGGTGGAGCAGGACTTGCCCAAGGTTACCGGGCCAATCCGGAGCAAACTGCCAACCGGTTTGTCACAACGGCGAAGGGCGAGCGCCTTTACCGGACCGGAGATCTGGCCCGTTGGACTCGCGATGGCCAGATAGAGTTCGGCGACCGCGTCGACAACCAGGTCAAGGTGCGGGGCTACCGGATTGAGCTGGAAGAGATCGAGGTCAACCTCCGCAGCCATCCGAACGTCGCGGACGCGGCCGTCGTGGTGCAGGATTTAGGCGCCGATGATCACAGGCTGATTGCGCACCTCACTTACGCAGGAGATGATGAGCCGACCGGCACCGAACTGCGCAAGTACCTTCGCCGGTTCCTGCCTGACTACATGATGCCACAGCAATTTACCGCCCATGACCATTTGCCACTCCTGCCCTCAGGCAAGGTCAACCGCAAGCTTCTGACCGGGATGCAGCCTAGCTCCGCCGCCCGGCGTGTCTCTCACAGGGCTCCGACCGACACTGAAAACGGCCTGATGGAAATCTGGAAAGTGCTTTTGAAGCGAGACGATTTCGCGCTGGAAGATCAGTTCCTGGACGTTGGCGGGCATTCATTGCTTGCGCTCAAAGTAATTGTGGAAATTGAACACGCGTTTGGGGCCAGGCTCATGCCCCAGGATCTTTGGGTGAATACCCTGGAACAACTGGCCAACCTGATTGACCAAAAACGAAGTCAGGTGGATCAGGAACCCGAACAACCATCAACAGAGAAGGTCAGAAAAACCGGTCGGGGAGTCTTCCGGCGCCTGTTTGGGGCGTCGTAA